The nucleotide window CCAGTCCCGGCAGTTCCTGCTCCTCCGCCTGCTGGTAAAGCTCCAGCGCATGCTTGCGGGAGTTGACGATGATGAGCGATTGCGGCTTCCCGCCAAGGGCGTCCACCAGATCCTCATTGCTTTTCGTCCCGACCGTGACCAGACGGGCGCGCTTCAGCCGTCTTGCAAGCGCCTGCGGATCGGGGGCAAGTTCCCGGCCCTTCAATGGCAAGCCGCCTTGAAGATGCTCCTTGTCGAGCGCGGGTTGGGTTGCCGTACATAGCACAATGGAGCAGCCGTAACGCGCAGCGAGCTCTTCCAGCATACGCATGGCGGGCAAAAGCAGGCCGCGTGGCAGGGTCTGCGCCTCATCGAGAATGATCACCGAACCGGCAATATTGTGCAGTTTGCGCGCTCTCGATGTCCGCGCAGCAAACAGGCTTTCAAACAGCTGCACGTTGGTCGTGACAACAACTGGCGCTGCCCAGTCCTGCCGCGCCTGGCGGAGCTTGATCTTCAGCCGCTCGGCTTCGCTGCCGTTTCTGCTTTCCAGCTGGTCATCCGCCTCATCCTCAATGGCCGAATGATGTTCCAACACCGAATTCTCACCCAGTATGTCGCGGAAAATCTGAGCGGTTTGTTCGATGACCGAGGTGAAAGGAATGGAATATATGATGCGGCTGTGGCCATGGATGCGAGCGTGGTCCAGCGCAAAGGCCAGCGATGTCAGGGTCTTGCCACCACCGGTCGGCACGGTCAGAGTGAAAAGACCCGGCTTGGCAGGTGCCTTGTCGCGCACATGGGTAAGGATCTTGTTGCGAAGCTGGTTCAGCTCACTGTCCGCGCTGCCAAACCGTGCCATATGGCCATCAAACCGGTTGATGAGGTCCGGCAAAAGTGACTGCAGGCTTGGCCAGTCGCGCTCGACCACTGTGTTTTGCAGCGGTGCACAGAAGGCTTCGGTATCCTTGAAATCGGCATCCACCAGACAGGAAAAGATCATCCGTCCCATCACCGAGACAGCGAAGGCCATTTGCTCTTTCTCTGGCATGTTGGTCTTGAAGCTGGCCGGGATCAGATCGCCCGGTTCTATTGTGAGCTCGTTCTTCCAGTCAGCCGCCAAGGGTTCCAGCCGCCGCTCCAGCCGCTGGGAAAGCGAACTGTTTGCCGCCGTGTTGAAGTCCGGCAAACCAGCGTGGTGCCCGGCGATGCAGGCTCCGATCAGAGGGGCCATAATCGGATCGGTTTTCAGTTTTTCTCCCTGTTCGGGCAGTGCGCCCGCCAGAAATGCGGCACCTGCTGTCGAGTGATCAACGGACGGGCCTCTTCCCTGAAGGTAGTTCTGAAAAGCGGGAGAGTATTTGCCAAGATCATGCAGAATACCGGCAAGAAAGGCCGCCTCCTCCACTCCCGCAGGGGCAGCTAACAGCCTTGCCATCTGAGCAACATTGTTGAGATGCGCCGAAAGAGGCTGCCAATCCTTTTTGCAAGGATCATTACCGGTGTGAGCAAAATATTCTGGCACGGAGACCCTGATTTCTATTCATGAGAGCTTTAAAGAAAGATACTCTTATACATAGAAATTACAATCTCTGTTCTCTACACAGGTGCGCCATTCCGATTTCTCTTCTCGGCAGGCGGACCTGTCAGCTTGCCCGTTCTGCTGCCTTCAGCGCTTGGTCTATGGTTGCCGCATATCGTACAAGTGGTTTGCGGATGCCGTGCCGGATGAAAGACCGCCGGATGTCATGGCTGGCTCCTGTCAGCCATAAGGCAATGCCCTGTTTGTGGGCTTTGTGAGCCAACCCTTCGATCATGTTGGCGCCGCTTGAATCCAGAAACGGAACTGCCGAAAAATCGACAATCAGTGCGCGGTGCTGATCCTGAATTCTGTCCAGGACCGAGCCTATCGACGCGGTTGCACCGAAGAAAAGCGCCCCGGATATCCGGTAGACCACGACGTCGCGGTTCTCTGCTGCTTCCTCGTTATAATCCCCGCGCGGATGGGCATGGTCTGCCTCGTCTCTGGGCATGAAGGGTGTCTGGGTGGTCACGGCCGTGGAGCGGCTCATGCGCTGGATGAACAACAGAGAGCCAAGCGCGATCCCAACCACAATCGCTTCGGTGAGGTCCCTGAAGATGGTGAGGAAAAAGGTCGCGAGCAGAACCGTTGCCTCGCCTCTGCCTGAGCGGAGCAGAATGGCGATTGCCGGCTTCTCGATCATGTTCCACGCCACGACCGCCAGAATGCCAGCAAGAGCTGCAAGGGGAATGAAGGAGGCAAGTGGTGCGGCCACCAGAACGAAAAACAGGAGAAACAGGGAATGGAGAATGCCTGCAACCGGGCCATGGGCTCCGGAGCGAATGTTGGTTGCCGTTCGGGCGATGGTGCCCGTCACGCAGATGCCCCCGAAACAGGAAGAGAAAATGTTGGCAACACCCTGGGCCACCAGTTCGCAATTGGAGCGGTGGCGTCGTCCGGTCATGCCATCGGCGACCACAGCGGAGAGCAGGGATTCAATAGCCCCCAAAAGGGTGAAGGAGATGGCGGAAGGAAGGACCGCGATGATCTTGCTCAATGACAGGGCAGGAAGGTTCGGCATTGGCATTGTCGAGGGGATGCCCCCGAATTTCGTGCCGATGGTCTGAATCGGCAGCGCCAGCGCTGCTGTGATCAGGGACGCCAGTATCACTGCGATCAGCATGCCTGGCCAGCGAGGGAACCATTTCTTGAGGCCAAGGATCACGGCGATTGTTCCGACCGATACGACAATGGCGTCCGGCGTCACGCTGGTCCGCGCCATCCACAGTGCCTCAAGTTTGCCGAGCAGTTCTCCCGGCTCGTGGGCCAGGGACAGGCCGAAGAGTTCCTTGAGCTGGCTGGCAAAGATGATGACGGCGATCCCGGCGGTAAATCCTACGGTCACCGGAAAGGGAATATATTTGACAAATGCGCCAAGGCGGAAGAAGCCGACCAGCGCCAGCATGATCCCGGATAGAAAAGTGGCCAGCAGCAGCCCTTCCATTCCGTGAGTGGCGACGGTGGCGGCGACCAGCACGATGAAGGCCCCGGCGGGGCCGCCAATCTGGAACCGTGACCCGCCAAGCAGGGAAACAAAAAAGCCCCCCACAATGGCCGTGTAGATACCTTGGGCTGGGGACGCTCCCGAAGCGATTGCTATTGCCATGGACAGGGGGAGGGCGACGATGGCAACCGTCAATCCGGCAATGGCATCGGTTCTCAGATGCGTCAGGCCGTAGCCTTCCCGAAAAACGGTGATGAGCTTTGGAGTGAACAGCTCCAGAAAGCTTGGCGAGGCGTTTTGATGCTTTGTCTTGGAACTCACGATGTCCACGCTTTCCTGGATTATGCAATGTGTTTCATGCGGTGGGTGAATCGGGCCTTTGCCCGAAACCCGGGGCTGTTTGCTCGACGAGATCTCAGAGCACTCTACGCTCTCCATGATCATTTCCAAGACTTTTAGATTGCAATTGGGCGTGTATCAACTTGCATCTCATACACTTTCGATGCATTGAGCCACCAACAACTGGCGCACTATGGGAAACTTTTTTCATTTTGGCAAAAGTTGGTCATTGCGGCATGCCTGCTTGCGTATTTTACGGCAATCAAGATCACGCTGGTATCAATGACGATTGGGATATGGTCATGCTGATGACCTCATTTTACGTTCCTGCATCGGTTGATCGCTCGTTTGGTGCAACACGATAGCAGGCAAATGGCGACTGGCACCGAGCCATGCAAACTGCGGCGCTTTGGAGAAAATGGTGGGCAGCGAGCTTTTTGATTCCTGCTTTGTGATGTGCCGAGAGCCTTGGAAACCAATTTTTATCTTCTTCTTCCCGATAGTGATTTGGCTTGCCGGATTTGCCAAAACATCCGGCAAAGCTTCCCGAAACCGACATGCCTTCCTGCGAGGGGCATGTCGTAACAATCACCATCGTATAGTAGATCTTGGGCACCATGACACTCAGTCGACGAACCCTGCTGCGCAACACCGCTCTGGTTGCCAGCTTTGCCACCATGCCATTCAGCCTGCGTTATAGTCTGGCAGCTGAAGACACTCAGTCCTTTTCCTATGAAGCTCTGATCGACCGCGCGCGCGCCATGGCCGGGGTCGCCTATGAAGCACCCTATCGCCCGCGACCGGAAATCGTTCAGCAGATCGACTATGAGCAGCATGGCAAGCTGAAGTTCAAGCCCCAGCGCTCGCTGTTTTCCGGAAGCCCGGATACCGAGGGGGCAGCAGCCTATCCGCTGGAGTTCTTCCATCTTGGGCAGTATTTCACCAAGCGGGTCAAGATGCATCTGGTTGAGGGCGACAAGGCGCGGCTGATCGCCTATAACCCGGATCTGTTCGAGATGCCGGAAGACAGTCCCGCCCGCCAGTTGCCATCCGATGCGGGTTTCGCCGGTTTTCGGCTGCAGGAATGGCATGAGGCCGACGACTGGGATCATCAGGACTGGGTCGCCTTCCTTGGGGCATCCTATTTCCGTGCCATCGGGGCTGCGGGACAATATGGCCTCTCTGCCCGTGGCGCCCTGATCAACGCGGCAGTTCCTTCAAGCGGTGAGGAGTTTCCTGATTTCACCGAATTCTACATCGCGGAGCAATCGGACCCCAATGCCCCGGTCGTGGTGTGTGCGCTTCTTGATGGCCCCAGCATCACCGGCGCCTATCGGTTCAAACTCTGGCGCGGTCTTGACCGTGACAAGGGGGTGACGATGGAAGTGGAGGCCGCGCTTTTCCTGCGCAAGGATATCGAGCGCCTCGGCCTTATGCCCCTGACATCGATGTTCTGGTATGGCGAGTATGGCCGCGAGCGGCTGAAGGACTGGCGTCCGGAAGTTCATGATTCCGACGGCCTTGCCATGTGGACCGGCTCGGGTGAACGCATCTGGCGTCCGCTCAACAACCCGTCTTCGATGCGCATCTCGGCATTCTCGGATGACAATCCTCAAGGCTTTGGCCTGTTGCAGCGGGATCGCAATTTTGATCATTTCCGTGATGGCGTCATGTACGACCGTCGTCCCTGCCTGTGGGTCGAACCTCTGAGCCCTCTGGGCAAGGGAGCCGTGCAGCTGCTCGAAATCCCGACCGACGACGAGATTCACGACAATATCGGAGCCTATTGGGTTCCTGCCGATCCGGCTATTGCCGGCAACAGCTACAGCCTGCATTACAAGCTGCATTGGCTCAACACTGAGCCCTATGAGGCAACCAATGTTGCCCAGACAATCGCAACCCGCATCGGGCGTGGTGGCCAGCCCGGAAAGCCGCGCCCGGCCAACGTCTATAAGTTTGCCGTAGAATTTGACCGGCCGCCAGTGATGACCCAGATTCCATACGGGGTATTCCCCGATGTCAATGTGACCACCAGCGCAGGCACGGTAAGCCGGGCCTTCTGCGAGCCGGTGCCAAACGGCAATGTCTGGCGCGCCAGTTTCGATCTGGAAATCATGCCTGGTGACCTCGCCGATCTGAGGATGTACATGTCCCTGGACGGCAAGCCCCTGACAGAAACCTGGCTCTACCAGTTTTCGCCGGATTTCGTGGTCTTCTGAAACGGGCGGATCGTATGGTGCTCGCAACGGGCCTTATTGGTGTTCTTTATTGAGTGTGAAATGAAGATAGTAATTCCTTGCTTTCAACAATTTAATCTCAATTGGAGAGGTCGATCTTTGCTTTAACGAAACGCGATCGACCTTGCCGCTCTGTTGCTGCTGACCATCAACGTTTGAAGCGGACGTGTCTTTCATACGGCTCCGGTGTGCGACAGCTCCGGGGCCGTATCTGTTTGGCCGGTGAAAGGCAGAATTCCTCAGCCGTCAGTTGGCGTTCGCCTCAGTTTGAAAGGCTTCTGCCAGACGCTGGTCATCCTGCAGGACATGCTGGAAGCTTGGACGCGCGATGATGCGGTCTCGATAGGCCGTGAAAACCGGTCTTTCCGGCAGCAGGCCAAACATCATTGTCCAGTGCATGGCGGATCCCCACTGCAGATCGGCAATGCTGAAGCGCTCTCCCAGTATATAGGGACCGCATGACAGGGCGGATTCCAGCACGTTGACCATCTGGTCATAGCTGCCATAGACGGCCATGGATTCCGGACCGGGGTCTCGCGACTGCGATTTGTCAATCAAGGCAGGCTCGAAGCAAGCGGCATAATAGACCAGCCAGCGCAGATAGGTGCCGCGGTCCGGCTCGGACATGGCAGGAGCCAAACCTGCTTCGGGGAAGAGATCCCCCAGATAGATGGCAATGGCGATCTGTTCGGTAATGATCGTTTCGCCATGTTTGATGGCTGGCACCTTGCCCAGAGGATTGATCTTGAGATAGTCGGGCTGACGGTTTTCCTTCGCCTTCAAATTCATCACGTGCATGTCATACGCAACCCCGAGTTCATCAAGGATGATGCGTGTGGTGGTCGAGCGCGTTTGTGGGCAATGATAAAAGGTGAGATCTGTCTTTGTGGTCATGGCGTGGTCTCGTTTGATAGGGGTTCGAGTGGACGTTGTGATATGGAGCGCACGATACACGGCCATACCTGTCAAATCCTGTCAGGTTTGTTTAAGATAATGCGCGAAAGGGAGAGTTATCCATGCGCGCCAGCCGCCTCATCAATATTCTGACCACGCTTCAAGCCTCAGGCCACGCCACAGCCACGCGGCTTGCCGAGGAAAACGAGGTTTCTCTCAGAACCATCTATCGTGACATTGATGCGCTGGCAGCTGCGGGCATTCCTGTCTATAGCGAGCGCGGCCCCGAAGGGGGCTACAGATTGCTCGATGGCTATCGCGTCCGCCTCAATGGCATGTCGCCAGAGGAAGCCGAGGCACTGGTCTTTTCCGGCATGTCCGGTCCTGCCGCCATTCTCGGGCTTGGGTCCATTTTGGCTGCCGCGCAAAACAAGCTTGTTGTGGCCTTGCCGGAAAGCCTGCGCAAGGGAGCCGAGGAAATGCGCCAGCGCTTCCATCTGGATGCATCTGCCTGGTTCGATGAACCCGAGGAGCCGCCCTTTATCCGGGAGATCGCCGAGGCAGTCTGGCGCAGTCTCGTCATTCGCATGAGCTACCGGAGCTGGTACGCAGAGAAAGCCCGCATCTCCCGCCCCATTGGCCTGATCTTGAAAAACGGTGCCTGGTATATGGCTGCGCTGACGGAAGGCTCTGTCAGAACCTACCGCGTCAGCCGCATCCAGACACTGGAGGTGACAACGGAAAGCTTCACCCGTCCGTCCGATTTCGATCTGGCATCCTATTGGCAGGAGAATGCAAAGCGGCTGGAACGGGAAATGTATCCCGCGCTGGCCACGGTGCGGGTTTCCGAACGGGGCTTCCACATCCTCAAAGGCATCAGCCCAGCCTATGGGCGCGCCCATATGAAGGTATCAGACCCGGACGCCAATGGCTGGCGCACCGTCACGCTGCCAAGCGGCACTACGGAACAGGCCATCTATGAGTTCCTGCGTCTTGGTCGCGAGGTGGAGGTGCTGGAACCGTTAGAGTTGCGCAAGGCGATGGCGGATGTGGCGAGGGATATGGTTGCGCTTTATGAGCGCTGACCGCGCAAGGCAAAAATTGGCGGGTCGCAGAATGCCATCGAGGCGTTTCGTGTGTTGCGAGATCTCGGGCTGCGGGCTTGCCTTTGCGCCGTTATCGACCAGCTCTGCCAAATCTTTCCAAAATAACGCCAGCCTGCTTCAACCCCTTGGCGGGTTGACACTTTATGCTCAAGGGGTCGTTTGGCGCGTGTCATTGTCAAATGAGATGTCAAACCCTTCCGGCCTTTGCATATTCTGCCACGGTGGTCAAAGCTCATATTGGATCCGTCGGCGGGCAATTATTTGAAATGACGAGTCATTATTACGAGAATGGATACTAAGGCATGCAAGACACTGTAATGAACCTGCGAGAAAAAATTGACGCACTCAATGCAACGCTCCAGCAGGTGTCGGGCGTTTCGTGACGATCAAGGGGATCGGCCACAGGCTGGTCGGCATGGTGACCGATCCCGATCTGTCCGGTTATTGGTTTTGGGTATCGATGCGGTGCCTTGTTCCATGTTCCCGTGTTGAAACATGGCATTTGCCTTTTGTCTGCCGGCGAAAAGGGTGCAACGAATGTTCATGGAAAACTGTCCAAAAAGCGATTTTCTTCAGATCTTCGGCAAGGACAAGCTGAATGAGCTCGACAAGGCTTTCAGTAAATCCGACTCAGCATTCTCGCGTTCTATGTTATCATCTTCGGGATTTTGGGTCTTCTCGGCTTCTACCTGTTCGACATGTGATCTGTGAGGCGTTTTGCTTCAGTCCTGTTGGGCAGGCTGAGACAATGCATGTCTGTTGACTGGGGCTGGTATTGGTGCCGAACGATAATCCGGGCGCCGCAAGCAACCTTTTGGGCTCTTGCGGCGCCGGTTTTTAAAAATCTGATCTCTGGCCTCTTTGGGCCGCTGATCTTTAACCAGGGCCGTTTGATCAGGTGGCCTTTTCCTGCTCGAGCTCTTCAACGCGCTTGCTGATGGCTGCGAAGTCGAGTTTGCCCGATCCCAGAACCGGAACCTTGGCTACCACCCTGACGTCGGCGGGGATCATCAGGTCCTGTGCGCCTCTCTGTTTGGCAAAATCGAGAAACTCTGTTCGTGTGGCGTCTGGTCGCTCAGTGATCAGCACCAGCTTTTCACCCTTGCGATCATCCTTGACACTGGCAACGGCAGACAGGGTTCCGGGCCACAATTCACCGGCCAGTTCCTCGACCGCTGCCAGCGAGACCATCTCTCCGCCGATCTTGGCAAAGCGTTTGGAGCGTCCCTTGATCGTGACAAACCCCTCGTCATCGATATCCACGATATCGCCGGTATCGTGCCAGCCGCCTTCGAGCGGTACCAGTTGGCCGGGGTGGTCATGCAGCAGATAGCCCATCATGATATTCGGCCCTGCAATGCTCAGGCGTTTGCCGTTGTCGATGCCCGGCACCGGCTCAAGCCGGTATTCAATGCCGGGCATGAATTTGCCAACGGAGCCGGCCTTGTTGAACATCGGCGTATTGATGGCGATGACGGGAGCCGCTTCGGTCACACCATAGCCTTCCAGTATGCGCAGGCCAAAGCGCTGCATATAGGTGAGCTGGGTTGAGGTCTTGACTGGCTCTGCACCGGCAAAGCAATAGCGCAGCGAACGGAAGTCATAGGCATGGGCGGTGCGGGCATAGCCGGACAGGAATGTGTCCGTGCCGAACAGGATCGTTGCGTTCGATGCATAGATGAGTTCGGGCACGATGCGATAGTGCAGGGGCGAGGGGTAGAGATAGACCGGAACGCCCGAGACCAGAGGCAGAATGGTGCCAGCGGTCAGCCCGAAGGAATGGAACATCGGCAGCACGTTGAACAATTTGTCGGTCGGCGTGAAGTCGATGCGCGCGGCGGCCTGGGTGGCATTGGCCAGTATGTTGCGGTGGCTGAGCACCACGCCCTTGGGACGCCCCTCGGAGCCGGAGGTGAACAGGATGACGGCCACATCGTCGATGGAGCGTCTGGTCAGCGGGCGATTGCGGCCCAGATAGCCGCGGATCTTTTCAAGGATGGAAATGCCAGCACGGATGTCTTCGAGCCAGATGAACTCGATTTCCTTGCCGATTTCCACAACCAGACCGTCGAGCTTGGCCTGCGTGACGAAGGCGCGGGAGGTCAGCACCTTGGTGACTTTGGCGGTCTGGCAGGCCGAGAGCACATTCTGGCTACCGGCGGAGAAGTTGATCATGGCGGGCACCTTGCCTGCAGACATGAGGGCAAGGGTGGTGATGACCGTGCCATTGGCGTTGGGCAGCATCACGCCGACCGTACTTTCCGTTGCCAGAAGGTGAGAGAATTTTCTCGCCAGAACATTGGTTCCCGTCAGCAGCTTCTTGTAGGAGAGGGTGCCGCTGACCGGATCCTGCAGGGCTAGGCTGGACACCCCCCGTTCGTGTGCTGTTTCGATGACCCGCTCGACAATCGTGGCGGTTTCATTCATCGACGTGTGGAACATCAGGTCTGACATGATCTCGTACAGCTTCGTACCAGCCGCCACGCGGCGCTTCCTGCCTTTGAGGGCTGCGTCGACCGAAAGGCTGCGAGGTTCAAGAATGGTGATCCTGAGCTTGGGAAAGAGGCTTTTGCGGATCTGGTTGGGGTTGAGATAGGAGAAGGGGGTGCGTTCCAGCCCATCGATGCGGATCGGAACGACCTTTGCTCCGGTCTTGTCGGCAACCATCGCAGCCCCGTCGTAGACCTTCATAAGGGAACCGGTGACGGTGAGACGGCCTTCAGGGAAAATCACCATGGGTTCACCGGATTCGACCACCTTGATCAGGGACCGTGTCGCCATCGGTTTGGCCGGGTTGATCGGCAGGGCATTGGCAAGCTTGAGGAAGGGACGTACCCACCAGATCCTGGCAATCTGATAGTCGATGGCGAAGGTCGGGGCCTTGTCGGTGAGGGTCAGTGCTGCTGCTGCGTCCAGATAGCTGACGTGATTGAGGGCGAGGATCGGAGCTTCGCCTGCCTTCTCGAGATTCTCAAGGCCCTTGATCTCCATGCGGAAGAAGCCGCGGTAGATGATCGAGACAAGGTCGCGGAAGGGGCTGGTTGGTGTCAGCCTGATCATCACGAGCAGGGCCAGTGCGTTGAGGCTACTCAGCGCCAGCATGACATTGGCAACCGAAGCGCCAAAATTCTGGGCGATGGCAAGCAACAGCGAGCCGACAACCATCACGGCCGCGCCAAGTGCATTGGCTCCGGCAATGGTGCGGGCGCGGCGCTCAGGCTTGGCCCATGTCTGAAGCGCAGTAAAGGTGGGCACCACCAGCAGCGCCCCGGCGATTGCAAGGCCTGCAAGATCGAACGCCACGTGGAGGACGCCTTGCCGGACAACAAAATCGCTCAGGCTTTCCACGGGCACAAAGGTCGGCAGGCCATCGAGCACGGTGTAGAGATCATAGCAGAGGATGCCGATGAGGGCGGTGCCGATGAGGGCGGGCAGAAGATTGACCCGACCCGAGCTCAACCAGGCCGCAAGCGACGACCCTATGCCGATGGACAGGGCAAAGACGGTCAGAAAGAAGGTCACGGCCAGCTCGCCGCCGCCAAGAATGTCTTTTACCAATATGGGCAGGATCGACATGATGATGGCACCCGTCAGCCAGAACCAGCTATTCATTGCAGCCGCCTTGAACAGGCGGTCCTCACGGTAGAGGTCGCGCAGGATATTGCGGGTCGACTTCAGAATGTTGCGATCGATCGTGAGATCGGGGGCTGCGATTCCTGTGGCCGGGATGAAGCGGCTGAAACCGTAGCAAGCAATCGCCAGAAGGATCATTACCGGGCCGAAAATCGTGGTTGCTGCGCCTTGTGTGAACAGCAGGCCCGCGCCGATGGTACCGCCAAGAATGGCCAGAAATGTACCAGCCTCGACCCAGGCGTTGGCGGCGGGCAACTCGGAAGGCTCCAGATGGTCGGGCAGCAGGCCGTATTTGATCGGACTGAACAGCGCGGAAATCAGGCCGAACAGAAACAGGGCTACAAACAGAACCGGGATTGAATGCAGGGTCATTCCGCCAACAGCCAACACGGCAGCCCCGGCTTCGGCCAGCTTTAATTTTCGCGCAACGGAAGCCTTGTCATGGCGGTCTGCGATCTGGCCCCCGAGAGCAGACAGGAACAGGAATGGGGCAATGAAGATGCCGCCTGCCAGCGAAATGAGCGTGGCTGAGCCGTCCGATACCCGGAACAGGATCAGGAAAACCAGAGCATTCTTGAGGAAGTTATCGTTGAAGGCGGACAGGAACTGCGTCCAGAACAAAGGGGCGAACCGCCGGTTTTTCATCAATGACTGTGACATAAACTCTTTCCTGAAAAAGCCGGGCTGTCGGGACAGCCTCGAAATTACTGTAATGATGGCCATCAGGGGCTTTTCCCGCCAATGGCTCCGGGGCGGTTGTGATCAATCGGACGGGCCTGCATTCACCCGCAGTTTTTCGGTTTTGGCGTCATCTATCCGGTTGCGCAGCTTGTCCGCCTCCTCCTCCTCTTCTCTCGGGGTCTTGGTCAGGGTGATGGAGGTATGGACGAGCATGATGGCTGCCATTGCATAAAAGCCTTTGGCCGAGACGCTGGCTTCGAGGAAGTCGATGCCTCCTGCCATCATTGCGATAGCAAAGGATGTCATGGTGACGTTGTGCCAGCTTTCCGAATGCTTGATGCTGTTGGTCTGCATGATCGTTGCCTTTCCGGTTTGCGGATGAGGTGTCATAAAGATGAACCGTGTTCACTATTTGACAAAGCCACATCTCTCTGACAAAGTCAAATTAAAAATGAACACTGTTCAATTTTCGAATCGGAGCGTGGTTAATGGCGGGCGTACAAGAAGCCAAAAGGCTGGAGACGGGGCGGCGGCTACTGGAGGCGGCTGTGTCTCTGATGCAGGAGGAAGGGCTGAAGGCCTTGCAGATCCGGGCGATTGCGGCCAAGGCAGGATATTCGGTCGGGTCCGTTTACAAGCACTATCCCGACGTGGATGCGCTCATCATTGCGGTGAACAGTCTGACGCTCGACCAGATACGGCAGCGAATGGTCGAGGCCATCCGAGTGCCGGGGACGCCCCTTGAGCGGTTGAAAATTCTGGCCCGCAGCTATTTGCATTTCGCGGTTGAACTGCCGAACCTCTGGCGTGGACTGTTTGATCATCATCTTCCCGGCAATACGAGCATTCCCGAAGAGCATCGGGCGCAGAATGTCAAACTGCTGGACCTGATCGGGCAGGAAATCGCGGCGCTCAATCCGCAGCTTGGCCCCGAGATGCTGTCTGTTCGCAGCAGAACCTGCTTTGCTGCCGTGCACGGGATGGTGAGTTTCAGCATGGAAGGACGCTTTATCGGTCTGAAGAGTGAACAACTGGAGCAGGAGCTGGATTTTCTGGTCGAAAGGCTGGCACTTCAGGCTGGCTGACGGAGCCCATCCGGCTGGAAAGAAAGGGCGGGATCATCGCCGCTGTCTGCTTTGTAATTTGGCAGCCTAATTTTGCATTGCACCCTCGGACTCGATTTGGAGCCATCGCAAGGGCTTTCCACCCTTGCCGGGGAATGAAAGAAGCCGACAGCCTTTCGGCTGCCGGCTCTTCAAACTGTCTTGAAAATGTCGCGGGCTGTCAGACAGACCGGGTGATGCCACCATCGACGCGGATGTTCTGCCCGGTAATATAGGCGGCCCCTTCGGAGGCGAGGAACGCGATGGTTGCGGCCACTTCCTCGACGGAGCCATACCGTCCCATGGGGATGCGTGCCCGGCGGTCTTCCTTTTCCGGCAGGCTGTCGATGAAGCCGGGGAGCACGTTGTTCATGCGCACATTGTCGGCGGCATAGCGGTCGGCGAACAACTTTGTGAAAGCAGCAAGGCCCGAGCGGAAGACACCGGACGTCGGGAACAGCGGATCGGGTTCAAAGGCTGCATAGGTGGAAATGTTGATGATCGAGCCGGACTTCTGGGCCTGCATGATCGGTGTCACCAGCC belongs to uncultured Cohaesibacter sp. and includes:
- a CDS encoding TetR/AcrR family transcriptional regulator, translated to MAGVQEAKRLETGRRLLEAAVSLMQEEGLKALQIRAIAAKAGYSVGSVYKHYPDVDALIIAVNSLTLDQIRQRMVEAIRVPGTPLERLKILARSYLHFAVELPNLWRGLFDHHLPGNTSIPEEHRAQNVKLLDLIGQEIAALNPQLGPEMLSVRSRTCFAAVHGMVSFSMEGRFIGLKSEQLEQELDFLVERLALQAG
- a CDS encoding YafY family protein → MRASRLINILTTLQASGHATATRLAEENEVSLRTIYRDIDALAAAGIPVYSERGPEGGYRLLDGYRVRLNGMSPEEAEALVFSGMSGPAAILGLGSILAAAQNKLVVALPESLRKGAEEMRQRFHLDASAWFDEPEEPPFIREIAEAVWRSLVIRMSYRSWYAEKARISRPIGLILKNGAWYMAALTEGSVRTYRVSRIQTLEVTTESFTRPSDFDLASYWQENAKRLEREMYPALATVRVSERGFHILKGISPAYGRAHMKVSDPDANGWRTVTLPSGTTEQAIYEFLRLGREVEVLEPLELRKAMADVARDMVALYER
- a CDS encoding acyl-[ACP]--phospholipid O-acyltransferase; amino-acid sequence: MSQSLMKNRRFAPLFWTQFLSAFNDNFLKNALVFLILFRVSDGSATLISLAGGIFIAPFLFLSALGGQIADRHDKASVARKLKLAEAGAAVLAVGGMTLHSIPVLFVALFLFGLISALFSPIKYGLLPDHLEPSELPAANAWVEAGTFLAILGGTIGAGLLFTQGAATTIFGPVMILLAIACYGFSRFIPATGIAAPDLTIDRNILKSTRNILRDLYREDRLFKAAAMNSWFWLTGAIIMSILPILVKDILGGGELAVTFFLTVFALSIGIGSSLAAWLSSGRVNLLPALIGTALIGILCYDLYTVLDGLPTFVPVESLSDFVVRQGVLHVAFDLAGLAIAGALLVVPTFTALQTWAKPERRARTIAGANALGAAVMVVGSLLLAIAQNFGASVANVMLALSSLNALALLVMIRLTPTSPFRDLVSIIYRGFFRMEIKGLENLEKAGEAPILALNHVSYLDAAAALTLTDKAPTFAIDYQIARIWWVRPFLKLANALPINPAKPMATRSLIKVVESGEPMVIFPEGRLTVTGSLMKVYDGAAMVADKTGAKVVPIRIDGLERTPFSYLNPNQIRKSLFPKLRITILEPRSLSVDAALKGRKRRVAAGTKLYEIMSDLMFHTSMNETATIVERVIETAHERGVSSLALQDPVSGTLSYKKLLTGTNVLARKFSHLLATESTVGVMLPNANGTVITTLALMSAGKVPAMINFSAGSQNVLSACQTAKVTKVLTSRAFVTQAKLDGLVVEIGKEIEFIWLEDIRAGISILEKIRGYLGRNRPLTRRSIDDVAVILFTSGSEGRPKGVVLSHRNILANATQAAARIDFTPTDKLFNVLPMFHSFGLTAGTILPLVSGVPVYLYPSPLHYRIVPELIYASNATILFGTDTFLSGYARTAHAYDFRSLRYCFAGAEPVKTSTQLTYMQRFGLRILEGYGVTEAAPVIAINTPMFNKAGSVGKFMPGIEYRLEPVPGIDNGKRLSIAGPNIMMGYLLHDHPGQLVPLEGGWHDTGDIVDIDDEGFVTIKGRSKRFAKIGGEMVSLAAVEELAGELWPGTLSAVASVKDDRKGEKLVLITERPDATRTEFLDFAKQRGAQDLMIPADVRVVAKVPVLGSGKLDFAAISKRVEELEQEKAT
- a CDS encoding YiaA/YiaB family inner membrane protein, coding for MQTNSIKHSESWHNVTMTSFAIAMMAGGIDFLEASVSAKGFYAMAAIMLVHTSITLTKTPREEEEEADKLRNRIDDAKTEKLRVNAGPSD
- a CDS encoding SDR family oxidoreductase; amino-acid sequence: MEKVAILTAAGSGMGAAAARKMASEGYKVAILSSSGKGEALARELGGIGVTGSNRNPDDLKTLVDRTMETWGRIDVLINSAGHGPKGPLLEISDEDWINGMEVYLMNAIRPTRLVTPIMQAQKSGSIINISTYAAFEPDPLFPTSGVFRSGLAAFTKLFADRYAADNVRMNNVLPGFIDSLPEKEDRRARIPMGRYGSVEEVAATIAFLASEGAAYITGQNIRVDGGITRSV